A part of Setaria viridis chromosome 8, Setaria_viridis_v4.0, whole genome shotgun sequence genomic DNA contains:
- the LOC140223603 gene encoding uncharacterized protein, translating into MALDLNNPPPNEGEVLPDLNEKQSADEADLFQIHDAHQDDVVGVEITGGQNQIISPVNDDYIPTMEEMHGYGVYANEVDIIFDQEELSDSNDEDYEPANGNFRIKSKDHTTAQRQQIYEALLEKSNRGKLKRNTTTEVAELFNVNRHVVWRIWRQAKQCRANGLPVDVSSRKPKNCGRKKVEIDTSQVETIPLHRRCTIRSLAQALGMKKTTVHKMFKDGFLRWHSNSLKPYLKEENKKERLRWCVSMLDQRTLQTQPKFNEMKNIIHQDEKWFNSTRKDVTYYMTHDEEDPHRTVRNKNYIEKVMFFCAVANPQYDNEGNCTFDGKLGIWPFIREEPAKRRSGNRPRGTPVNKTMKVDRATVRSYMITKLLPAIRDRWPRDQRHQTIWIQQDNARTHIPVNDEEFARAVAHIGLDIRLMNQPPNSPDMNVLDLGFFASLQSLTYTTISNNMNDLIANVKNEYENYDHRSIRNVFLTLQGCMIEVMKASGGNKYKIPHINKDRLEALGMLPKSLNCDRQIYESVMESLNA; encoded by the exons ATGGCTTTAGATTTGAACAATCCACCACCTAACGAGGGAGAGGTTTTACCAGACCTTAACGAGAAGCAGTCTGCAGATGAGGCTGATCTATTCCAGATCCATGATGCACATCAAGATGATGTTGTTGGAGTTGAGATTACTGGAGGGCAAAACCAAATAATCAGCCCAG TTAATGATGACTACATCCCAACCATGGAGGAAATGCATGGGTATGGTGTCTATGCCAATGAGGTAGACATCATCTTTGATCAGGAAGAGTTATCTGACTCCAATGACGAAGATTATGAACCAGCAAATGGAAATTTTAGGATAAAGTCAAAGGATCATACTACAGCTCAAAGGCAACAGATATATGAAGCATTGCTGGAGAAAAGCAACCGAGGAAAACTAAAGAGAAACACTACAACTGAGGTTGCTGAATTATTTAATGTCAATCGACATGTAGTGTGGCGTATTTGGCGACAAGCAAAACAATGTCGTGCTAATGGACTGCCGGTTGATGTTAGTTCAAGAAAGCCCAAGAATTGTGGCCGCAAAAAGGTTGAAATCGACACCTCACAAGTAGAGACCATTCCATTGCACAGAAGGTGTACCATAAGGTCTCTAGCTCAAGCTCTAGGTATGAAAAAAACCACAGTCCATAAGATGTTCAAAGATGGGTTCCTAAGATGGCACTCTAACTCATTGAAGCCATATttaaaggaagaaaacaaaaaggaaaggcTGCGGTGGTGTGTTTCAATGTTAGATCAGCGTACATTGCAAACTCAGCCAAAGTTCAATGAAATGAAGAACATCATACACCAAGATGAGAAGTGGTTCAACAGCACAAGAAAAGATGTGACCTACTACATGACTCATGATGAAGAGGACCCACATAGGACTGTGCGGAACAAGAATTACATTGAAAAGGTAATGTTCTTCTGTGCAGTAGCCAATCCTCAATATGATAATGAAGGGAACTGCACGTTTGATGGCAAACTAGGCATATGGCCTTTTATAAGAGAG GAACCAGCAAAAAGAAGAAGTGGTAATAGACCAAGGGGGACACCAGTGAACAAGACAATGAAAGTTGATAGAGCCACAGTAAGGTCCTATATGATTACTAAACTCCTGCCAGCAATTAGAGATCGTTGGCCTCGAGATCAACGCCACCAAACTATTTGGATTCAGCAGGACAATGCTAGGACTCATATCCCAGTTAATGATGAGGAATTTGCACGAGCAGTAGCCCACATTGGGCTCGATATCCGCCTCATGAACCAGCCTCCTAACTCCCCTGATATGAATGTCTTAGATCTGGGGTTCTTTGCATCTCTACAGTCATTAACATACACAACGATCTCTAACAATATGAATGACTTAATTGCCAATGTTAAGAATGAATATGAAAACTATGACCACAGATCAATTAGAAATGTTTTCCTAACACTGCAAGGTTGCATGATTGAGGTGATGAAGGCTAGTGGAGGGAACAAATACAAGATCCCTCACATTAACAAAGATAGGCTGGAGGCCCTAGGCATGCTTCCAAAGAGCCTAAATTGTGACCGTCAAATATATGAGAGTGTGATGGAGTCCCTAAATGCCTAG